A genomic segment from Triticum dicoccoides isolate Atlit2015 ecotype Zavitan chromosome 1A, WEW_v2.0, whole genome shotgun sequence encodes:
- the LOC119295022 gene encoding 3-ketoacyl-CoA synthase 6-like, with protein MLGSYHHLRFLDTWRSASFVLNNFVPLLLAVAVPAALFLAAPGELTGGRLPSLPLFYVLGAATFFLAAAAVSSMLRHVCRPKGVYLVEYGCFRPRPCYRAPLATCREHAQLMPDMFDEQSINFMMRLIERSGLGAETCVPVAYHYMPPDRSLEASRAEAELVIFSAIDEAFAKTTSFLKPSDVDVLVLNCSVLAPTPSFADMVVNRYKLRADVRSFNLSGMGCSAALVSVGLVRNILRVARPGTRALIVSTEILSSTYYTGTDPSMLLPNCLFRMGAAAMILSNSPEGARFRLGPVVRTVTSARDKDYGCVYMDEDDKGNTAIRLSRNLPATAGGALRDNVADFAPLVLPASEQVRVALSVLKRKLLLLLLLLPGRRAEATLYRPDFRTAFQHFCIHAGGRSVINEAQHGLGLSDDDVEASRMTLHRVGNTSSSSVLYELAYTEAKGRMKKGDRVWMVSFGAGFECNSVAWVCIKPATGDDGGPWADCINRYPVQLPDVV; from the coding sequence ATGCTGGGATCCTACCATCACCTGAGGTTCCTCGACACATGGCGTAGTGCAAGTTTTGTCTTGAATAACTTTGTTCCCCTATTGCTGGCGGTGGCCGTACCTGCCGCTTTGTTTCTAGCAGCGCCGGGCGAGCTCACCGGCGGCCGGCTGCCCTCCTTGCCACTGTTTTATGTTCTCGGGGCGGCGACCTTCTTCCTAGCGGCGGCGGCTGTGTCGTCCATGTTAAGGCACGTGTGCAGGCCAAAGGGGGTTTACCTGGTGGAGTACGGCTGCTTCCGGCCCAGACCCTGCTATCGCGCGCCCCTGGCGACCTGCCGCGAGCACGCCCAGCTCATGCCCGACATGTTCGACGAGCAAAGCATCAACTTCATGATGCGCCTGATCGAGCGGTCAGGGCTCGGCGCGGAGACCTGCGTGCCGGTGGCGTACCACTACATGCCCCCGGACCGGAGCCTGGAGGCGTCACGGGCGGAGGCCGAGCTGGTCATCTTCTCCGCCATCGACGAGGCGTTCGCCAAGACCACGAGCTTCTTGAAGCCCTCGGACGTGGACGTGCTCGTCCTGAACTGCAGCGTCCTGGCGCCGACTCCCTCGTTCGCCGACATGGTCGTCAACAGGTATAAGCTCCGCGCCGACGTCCGGAGCTTCAACCTGTCTGGGATGGGGTGCAGCGCCGCGCTCGTATCGGTGGGCCTCGTCAGGAACATCCTCCGGGTGGCGCGGCCTGGCACGCGCGCTCTCATCGTGTCCACGGAGATCCTGTCGTCGACATACTACACGGGCACGGACCCCTCCATGCTCCTCCCCAACTGCCTCTTCCGCATGGGTGCCGCCGCCATGATCCTCTCCAACTCCCCGGAGGGCGCGCGTTTCCGGCTGGGCCCCGTGGTACGCACCGTCACCTCCGCACGGGACAAGGACTACGGGTGTGTGTACATGGACGAGGATGACAAGGGAAACACCGCCATCCGCCTCTCCAGGAATCTCCCGGCCACCGCCGGCGGCGCGCTGAGGGACAACGTCGCCGACTTCGCCCCACTCGTCCTGCCAGCCTCCGAGCAGGTCCGGGTGGCGCTGTCCGTGCTCAAGCgtaagctcctcctcctcctcctgctcctccccgGCCGACGTGCCGAGGCGACGCTCTACAGGCCGGACTTCCGCACGGCGTTCCAACACTTCTGCATCCACGCCGGCGGCCGGAGCGTGATCAACGAGGCTCAGCACGGGCTCGGGCTCTCCGACGACGACGTGGAGGCGTCCCGCATGACGCTGCACAGGGTCGGCAACACGTCCAGCAGCTCGGTGCTCTACGAGCTGGCCTACACGGAGGCCAAGGGCCGTATGAAGAAGGGTGACCGGGTGTGGATGGTCTCCTTCGGCGCCGGATTCGAGTGCAACAGCGTCGCGTGGGTGTGCATCAAGCCCGCCACCGGCGACGATGGGGGGCCGTGGGCCGACTGTATCAACCGCTACCCGGTGCAACTCCCAGATGTCGTCTAG